In Rheinheimera sp. MM224, one DNA window encodes the following:
- the birA gene encoding bifunctional biotin--[acetyl-CoA-carboxylase] ligase/biotin operon repressor BirA: MANEQRKTLPHSLIVQRQLVHYLADGDLCSGQWLGEQLGISRTAVAKHLEQLQQYGLDLYKIKGKGYRLAQPVQLLDAALIKQQQKQLAPVWVQSVTDSTNSQLMQKLKDGVAPEKGAVLVAEAQTAGRGRRGKQWFSPFGCNLYFSMYWQLEQGIQAAMGLSLVVGLAVAKVLQQQWQLPVRLKWPNDLYIEYKKLGGILVELAGQTHAQCDVVIGLGLNIRMPDHTDKAVDQPWADLTSALGQPIDRNLLVALLQHQLVLELQHFSQQGFAAYVQDFNLLDQFAGEQVTLSSGSQTITGLCAGVDAQGGLVLDINGQKQSFYGGELSLRKAL, encoded by the coding sequence TTGGCCAATGAACAACGTAAAACCTTGCCCCATAGCCTTATTGTACAGCGGCAACTGGTGCATTATCTCGCTGATGGCGATTTGTGTTCTGGCCAGTGGCTGGGGGAACAGTTAGGGATAAGCCGCACTGCTGTTGCCAAACATTTAGAACAATTGCAGCAGTACGGTTTGGATTTATACAAAATTAAAGGCAAAGGCTATCGCCTTGCTCAGCCTGTGCAGTTGCTGGATGCGGCATTGATTAAACAACAGCAAAAACAACTGGCACCAGTCTGGGTGCAATCTGTCACTGATTCCACCAATAGCCAGCTGATGCAAAAACTCAAAGATGGGGTAGCGCCGGAAAAAGGTGCTGTGTTGGTGGCTGAAGCTCAGACCGCAGGCCGTGGTCGGCGGGGTAAGCAGTGGTTTTCGCCTTTTGGCTGCAATTTATATTTTTCAATGTACTGGCAACTGGAGCAAGGAATTCAGGCCGCTATGGGTTTAAGTTTGGTTGTTGGTCTGGCCGTAGCAAAAGTGCTGCAACAACAATGGCAATTGCCAGTGCGGCTGAAGTGGCCAAATGACTTGTATATAGAGTATAAAAAACTCGGTGGTATTTTAGTTGAGCTGGCCGGGCAAACTCATGCCCAGTGTGATGTCGTCATAGGTTTAGGCTTAAATATCCGTATGCCGGATCACACAGATAAAGCTGTAGACCAGCCTTGGGCTGATTTAACTTCGGCTTTGGGTCAGCCCATAGATCGTAATTTGCTAGTCGCTTTGTTGCAGCATCAACTGGTGCTGGAATTACAGCATTTTAGTCAACAGGGCTTTGCGGCCTATGTGCAGGACTTTAATCTGCTGGATCAATTTGCCGGTGAGCAAGTGACGTTATCAAGTGGCAGTCAAACCATCACTGGTCTTTGTGCTGGTGTGGATGCTCAGGGTGGGCTGGTGCTGGATATCAATGGCCAGAAGCAAAGCTTTTATGGCGGTGAACTTAGCTTAAGAAAGGCGCTGTGA
- a CDS encoding type III pantothenate kinase: MELLLDIGNSRSKARLAAGGQLSEIQLENISAEQWSSITAVYCASVAADSRVLAIREQIPSAIPFIQIRSEAQAFGVTNSYQQPHLLGVDRWLALVAAAELYPNTELLIADAGTALTIDWLSGAGVHQGGWILAGQKLQQEAVLSKTAKVFSAELETEQLCPATDTATALYQGAIAALVGAIRQAHAIKPTQRIILTGGDALLLQKYLTDLPIQLEPQLIFQGLARYIQPN, encoded by the coding sequence ATGGAATTATTACTGGATATAGGCAATAGCCGCAGCAAAGCCCGTTTAGCTGCTGGCGGACAACTGAGCGAAATACAGCTGGAAAACATCAGTGCAGAGCAGTGGTCGTCAATAACGGCTGTGTATTGCGCCAGTGTGGCGGCAGACAGCCGGGTGTTGGCAATACGTGAGCAAATTCCATCTGCCATTCCTTTTATCCAAATCCGCAGTGAAGCTCAGGCCTTTGGCGTTACTAATAGTTATCAGCAGCCGCATTTATTAGGTGTGGATCGCTGGCTGGCTTTAGTGGCAGCAGCAGAGTTGTACCCCAATACAGAGCTGTTAATAGCAGACGCTGGTACAGCTTTAACTATTGATTGGTTAAGTGGTGCTGGTGTGCATCAGGGTGGCTGGATTTTGGCCGGGCAAAAACTGCAGCAAGAAGCTGTGTTAAGCAAAACCGCCAAAGTATTTTCGGCGGAGTTGGAAACAGAGCAATTATGTCCGGCAACCGATACAGCCACAGCTTTGTATCAGGGCGCTATAGCTGCGTTAGTTGGGGCTATTCGTCAGGCCCATGCAATTAAACCAACACAACGGATTATCTTAACGGGTGGCGACGCGTTGCTTCTGCAAAAATACCTGACCGATCTGCCTATTCAGCTTGAACCTCAATTGATCTTTCAGGGTTTAGCCCGTTATATTCAGCCGAATTGA
- the tuf gene encoding elongation factor Tu, with amino-acid sequence MAKAKFERNKPHVNVGTIGHVDHGKTTLTAAITNVLAKHYGGQAFAFDQIDKAPEEKARGITINTSHVEYDTPSRHYAHVDCPGHADYVKNMITGAAQMDGAILVVAATDGPMPQTREHILLSRQVGVPFIVVFMNKCDMVDDEELLELVEMEVRELLSDYDFPGDDLPVIRGSALKGLEGDAAWEPKILELAAALDSYIPEPVRAIDKPFIMPIEDVFSIAGRGTVVTGRVEQGIVKVGESVEIVGLKDTVTTTCTGVEMFRKLLDEGRAGENIGALLRGTKREDVERGQVLAKPGSIKPHTKFEGEVYVLSKEEGGRHTPFFKGYRPQFYFRTTDVTGSVELPEGVEMVMPGDNLKFVVELINPIAMDEGLRFAIREGGRTVGAGVVSKVLV; translated from the coding sequence ATGGCTAAGGCTAAATTCGAACGTAATAAACCGCACGTTAACGTAGGCACCATCGGTCACGTTGACCACGGTAAAACTACTTTAACTGCTGCTATCACTAACGTACTGGCCAAGCACTACGGTGGTCAGGCATTCGCTTTCGATCAAATCGACAAAGCGCCAGAAGAGAAAGCTCGTGGTATCACGATCAACACTTCTCACGTTGAATACGATACACCATCACGTCACTACGCCCACGTAGACTGCCCAGGCCACGCTGACTATGTGAAGAACATGATCACTGGTGCTGCTCAGATGGACGGCGCAATCCTGGTAGTTGCAGCGACTGACGGCCCAATGCCACAGACTCGTGAGCACATCCTGTTATCTCGTCAGGTAGGTGTACCTTTCATCGTTGTATTCATGAACAAATGTGACATGGTAGACGACGAAGAGCTGTTAGAGCTGGTGGAGATGGAAGTTCGTGAGCTTCTGTCAGACTACGATTTCCCAGGTGATGACCTGCCGGTAATCCGTGGTTCAGCGTTAAAAGGTCTGGAAGGCGATGCAGCATGGGAACCAAAAATCCTTGAGCTGGCAGCAGCTTTAGATTCTTACATTCCAGAGCCAGTACGTGCGATTGATAAGCCATTCATCATGCCAATCGAAGACGTATTCTCAATTGCTGGTCGTGGTACTGTAGTAACAGGCCGTGTAGAGCAAGGTATCGTAAAAGTAGGCGAGTCAGTAGAAATCGTTGGTCTGAAAGACACAGTGACCACTACTTGTACTGGTGTTGAAATGTTCCGTAAACTGTTAGACGAAGGTCGTGCAGGCGAGAACATCGGCGCGCTGTTACGTGGTACTAAACGTGAAGACGTAGAACGTGGTCAGGTATTAGCAAAACCAGGTTCAATCAAGCCACACACCAAGTTCGAAGGTGAAGTGTACGTGTTATCTAAAGAAGAAGGTGGTCGTCATACACCATTCTTCAAAGGTTACCGTCCACAGTTCTACTTCCGTACTACAGACGTCACTGGTTCAGTAGAACTGCCAGAAGGCGTAGAGATGGTAATGCCAGGCGACAACCTGAAGTTTGTTGTAGAGCTTATCAACCCAATCGCGATGGACGAAGGTTTACGCTTCGCCATTCGTGAAGGTGGCCGCACAGTAGGTGCTGGTGTAGTATCTAAAGTACTGGTGTAA
- the secE gene encoding preprotein translocase subunit SecE codes for MNATSETPKGGLDLVKWLSILVLLTLMVAANYIYEFSAVEKAASIVVLVGLAAFIAAKTSKGAAFIEFAKEARTEVRKVVWPTRQETMQTTIIVMVATLIVALALWGLDSVLLSLVSFITGLGI; via the coding sequence ATGAATGCAACGAGTGAAACCCCAAAAGGCGGCTTAGATTTAGTCAAGTGGCTGAGCATCTTAGTTCTGCTGACCCTGATGGTCGCAGCGAACTATATATATGAGTTTTCTGCAGTTGAAAAAGCTGCAAGCATAGTGGTTTTAGTCGGCCTGGCAGCTTTTATTGCAGCCAAGACCAGCAAAGGCGCTGCATTTATAGAGTTTGCTAAAGAAGCCAGAACTGAAGTTCGCAAAGTCGTATGGCCAACCCGTCAGGAAACGATGCAAACCACTATAATTGTAATGGTTGCGACCTTGATTGTTGCATTAGCACTTTGGGGCTTAGATTCAGTATTATTAAGCCTTGTATCATTTATCACAGGTCTGGGGATCTAA
- the nusG gene encoding transcription termination/antitermination protein NusG: MRWYVVQAFSGFEQRVATSLREHIKIQQMEDKFGEVLVPTEEVVEMRAGQKRKSERKFFPGYVLVQMEMCEEAWHLVKSVPRVLGFIGGTSDRPAPISQKEADTILNRLQDNADKPKPKTLFEAGEVVRVSEGPFADFNGVVEEVDYEKSRVKVSVLIFGRSTPVELEFGQVEKA, translated from the coding sequence ATGCGTTGGTATGTAGTTCAGGCTTTTTCGGGTTTTGAACAGCGCGTAGCGACTTCATTGCGTGAGCATATCAAGATCCAGCAAATGGAAGACAAGTTTGGCGAAGTGCTGGTTCCAACTGAAGAAGTTGTTGAAATGCGCGCTGGCCAGAAACGTAAGTCTGAACGCAAATTTTTCCCTGGCTACGTATTAGTGCAGATGGAAATGTGTGAAGAAGCGTGGCACTTAGTGAAAAGCGTGCCACGTGTATTAGGTTTCATCGGTGGTACGTCAGACCGTCCGGCACCTATCAGCCAGAAAGAAGCTGATACTATTCTTAACCGCCTGCAGGATAACGCTGATAAGCCGAAACCTAAGACTCTGTTCGAAGCGGGTGAAGTGGTTCGTGTATCTGAAGGTCCATTTGCTGACTTCAATGGCGTGGTCGAAGAAGTAGATTACGAGAAAAGCCGCGTGAAGGTATCCGTGTTAATTTTCGGTCGTTCTACTCCTGTTGAACTGGAATTTGGCCAGGTCGAAAAAGCTTAA
- the rplK gene encoding 50S ribosomal protein L11, with the protein MAKKVTALVKLQVKAGMANPSPPVGPALGQHGVNIMEFCKGFNARTESLEKGMPIPVVITVYSDRSFTFETRTPPASFLLLKAAGLKGGSGRPNTQKVGKVTVAQLEEIVKIKRADLTAGSDEAALSTIAGTARSMGLVVEG; encoded by the coding sequence ATGGCAAAGAAAGTCACGGCACTTGTAAAATTACAAGTTAAAGCTGGTATGGCAAACCCGTCGCCACCAGTTGGTCCAGCATTGGGTCAACACGGTGTGAACATCATGGAATTCTGTAAAGGCTTCAACGCCCGTACAGAGTCACTGGAAAAAGGCATGCCTATTCCAGTAGTGATCACTGTATACAGCGACCGCTCATTTACATTTGAAACCCGCACCCCACCTGCTTCTTTCTTATTATTGAAAGCTGCTGGTTTAAAAGGTGGTTCAGGCCGTCCTAATACCCAGAAAGTGGGTAAAGTGACTGTTGCTCAGCTGGAAGAGATCGTTAAGATCAAACGTGCTGATTTAACAGCAGGTAGCGACGAAGCAGCACTGAGCACTATTGCTGGTACTGCCCGTTCAATGGGCTTAGTGGTGGAGGGTTAA
- the rplA gene encoding 50S ribosomal protein L1: MAKLSKRAKLIRSKVDSTREYAINDAVALLKELTAGKFVESVDVAINLGIDARKSDQNVRGATVLPHGTGRTVRVAVFTQGANAEAAKAAGADIVGMEDLAELVKKGEMNFDVVIASPDAMRVVGMLGQILGPRGLMPNPKTGTVTPNVAEAVKNAKAGQVRYRNDKNGIIHSTVGKVNFDTDKLKENIESLLVALKRAKPSVAKGVFIKKVTISTTHGAGIVLDQASLDAKV; this comes from the coding sequence ATGGCTAAATTATCAAAGCGTGCTAAATTAATCCGTTCAAAAGTAGATTCTACTCGTGAATACGCGATCAATGACGCAGTTGCGTTATTAAAAGAATTAACAGCTGGCAAGTTCGTTGAATCAGTTGATGTTGCCATCAACCTGGGTATCGACGCTCGTAAGTCAGATCAAAACGTTCGTGGCGCTACTGTGTTACCACACGGTACCGGCCGCACTGTACGTGTTGCTGTGTTCACTCAGGGTGCTAACGCTGAAGCTGCTAAAGCTGCAGGCGCTGACATCGTGGGTATGGAAGACTTAGCTGAATTAGTTAAGAAAGGCGAGATGAACTTTGATGTTGTTATCGCTTCTCCAGACGCAATGCGTGTTGTTGGTATGTTAGGTCAGATCTTAGGCCCACGTGGTTTAATGCCTAACCCTAAAACTGGCACAGTGACTCCAAACGTTGCTGAAGCAGTGAAAAACGCTAAAGCTGGTCAGGTTCGTTACCGTAACGACAAGAATGGTATCATCCATTCTACAGTCGGTAAGGTTAACTTCGACACTGACAAACTGAAAGAGAACATCGAGTCTCTGTTAGTTGCATTAAAGCGTGCTAAGCCATCTGTAGCAAAAGGCGTTTTCATCAAGAAAGTGACCATTTCTACTACTCACGGCGCAGGTATCGTTTTAGACCAGGCTTCTTTGGACGCCAAAGTCTAA
- the rplJ gene encoding 50S ribosomal protein L10 codes for MAIKLDDKKAIVAEVQEAAIGALSAVVADARGVTVGKITELRKQAREAGVWMKVVRNTLVRRAVTGTEFECLSNAFVGPTLIAFSKEHPGAAARIFKDFAKENAKFELKGAAFNGATVSIDVLASLPTYNEAIARLMSTMKEAAAGKLVRTIAAVRDQKQA; via the coding sequence ATGGCTATTAAGCTTGATGACAAAAAAGCGATCGTTGCTGAAGTTCAGGAAGCTGCCATAGGTGCTTTATCTGCGGTAGTTGCAGACGCTCGCGGTGTCACTGTAGGCAAAATCACTGAACTGCGTAAGCAGGCTCGTGAAGCTGGCGTGTGGATGAAAGTTGTCCGTAACACGTTAGTACGCCGTGCAGTAACTGGCACTGAGTTCGAGTGTTTAAGCAACGCGTTCGTTGGCCCAACACTGATTGCATTCTCTAAAGAGCACCCAGGTGCTGCAGCGCGTATCTTCAAAGATTTCGCGAAAGAAAATGCTAAGTTTGAGCTGAAAGGCGCAGCCTTCAATGGCGCCACAGTAAGCATTGACGTTTTAGCATCGTTGCCAACATACAACGAAGCTATTGCACGTTTAATGAGCACTATGAAAGAAGCAGCAGCCGGCAAATTGGTACGTACCATCGCCGCAGTTCGCGACCAAAAACAAGCCTAA
- the rplL gene encoding 50S ribosomal protein L7/L12, whose translation MSVTKDQILDAIAAMSVMEVVELVSAMEEKFGVSAAAAVAVAAGPAAVVEEQTEFNVILAAVGANKVSVIKAVRGATGLGLKEAKDLVEAAPAAIKEAVSKAEAEALKKELEEAGATVEVK comes from the coding sequence ATGTCAGTTACTAAAGATCAAATCTTAGATGCTATCGCTGCAATGTCTGTAATGGAAGTTGTAGAATTAGTTAGCGCTATGGAAGAAAAATTCGGCGTTTCTGCTGCTGCTGCTGTTGCAGTTGCTGCTGGTCCAGCTGCTGTTGTTGAAGAACAAACAGAATTCAACGTAATTCTGGCAGCTGTTGGCGCTAACAAAGTATCAGTAATCAAAGCTGTTCGCGGCGCTACTGGTTTAGGCCTGAAAGAAGCTAAAGATTTAGTTGAAGCTGCTCCAGCTGCAATTAAAGAAGCAGTTTCTAAAGCCGAAGCTGAAGCTCTGAAGAAAGAGTTAGAAGAAGCTGGTGCTACTGTTGAAGTTAAATAA
- the rpoB gene encoding DNA-directed RNA polymerase subunit beta translates to MTYSYSEKKRIRKDFGKRPQVLDVPYLLSIQIESFSKFIEPDPEGGYGLEAAFRSVFPIKSYSGSAELQYVSYRIGEPVFDVKECQIRGVTYSAPLRVKLRMVLFDKEVPGTIKDIREQEVYMGEIPLMTENGTFVINGTERVIVSQLHRSPGVFFDHDRGKTHSSGKVLYNARVIPYRGSWLDFEFDAKDNLFVRIDRRRKLPATILLRALSLSTEEILSTFFESTRFEIKDGKLLMEVVANRLRGETAAFDIKDNDGEVIVEAGRRITARHVRQLEKTGMTLMEVPHEYVVGRVLSKNYADRSTGEIIAEANAELTLELLAKLAKAGYETFETLYINDLDQGSYISETIRIDPSSNRMEALVEIYRMMRPGEPPTREAAETLFENLFFSEDRYDLSTVGRMKFNRRVDFEEGKGVGVLSKDDILAVMKVLIDIRNGKGEVDDIDHLGNRRIRSVGEMAENQFRVGLVRVERAVKERLSLGDLDAVMPQDLINAKPISAAVKEFFGSSQLSQFMDQNNPLSEVTHKRRISALGPGGLTRERAGFEVRDVHPTHYGRVCPIETPEGPNIGLINSLSMFAQTNEYGFLETPYRRIEDGIVTDEVDFLSAIEEGNFVIAQANAELSAENRLVEDLVPCRYKNEFTLMPADKVQYMDVAPQQIVSVAAALIPFLEHDDANRALMGSNMQRQAVPTLRADKPLVGTGVERVVAKDSGVTVVAKRGGTVDYVDASRIVIKVHEEEMVAGEAGIDIYNLTKYTRSNQNTCINQRPCVNHGEPIERGDVLADGPSTDLGELALGQNLRVAFMPWNGYNFEDSILLSERLVQEDRLTTIHIQELSCIARDTKLGPEEITADIPNVGESALSKLDEAGIVYIGAEVKGGDILVGKVTPKGESQLTPEEKLLRAIFGEKASDVKDSSLRVPNSVTGTVIDVQVFTRDGVEKDKRAREIEEMEVKQAKKDLNEEFRILEEGIFSRARNLVESTGVDRTKLNGLRGDALLGYSLADEDKQNDLEQLAAQYEEIRIEYDKKFEAKRRKIVQGDDLAPGVLKIVKVYLAVKRRIQPGDKMAGRHGNKGVVSTIVPVEDMPYDEKGQPVDIVLNPLGVPSRMNIGQILETHLGLAARGIGDKIDGMIKDQKEVAEIRAFLKKVYELGESRQNVDIASFTDDEVRRLAENLRKGLPVATPVFDGAKESEIKELLTLGDLPTSGQITLYDGRTGNTFERKVTVGYMYMLKLNHLVDDKMHARSTGSYSLVTQQPLGGKAQFGGQRFGEMEVWALEAYGAAYTLQEMLTVKSDDVNGRTKMYKNIVDGDHRMEPGMPESFNVLMKEIRSLGINIELEEE, encoded by the coding sequence ATGACTTACTCTTATTCTGAAAAGAAACGTATCCGTAAGGACTTCGGCAAACGTCCACAAGTGCTGGATGTGCCATATCTGTTGTCGATTCAAATTGAATCGTTCAGCAAATTTATCGAACCTGATCCAGAAGGTGGATACGGCTTAGAAGCTGCATTCCGTTCTGTATTCCCAATTAAAAGCTACTCAGGTAGTGCCGAGCTGCAATATGTCAGCTACCGCATTGGCGAGCCGGTTTTTGACGTCAAAGAGTGCCAAATTCGTGGTGTGACTTACTCAGCTCCGCTGCGTGTCAAACTGCGCATGGTTTTATTTGATAAAGAAGTGCCAGGTACAATCAAAGATATCCGTGAACAAGAAGTCTACATGGGCGAAATCCCGTTGATGACTGAAAACGGTACTTTTGTAATCAATGGTACTGAACGTGTTATCGTTTCTCAGCTGCACCGTAGCCCGGGCGTATTCTTTGACCACGACCGTGGCAAGACTCACTCCTCAGGCAAGGTTTTATACAATGCTCGCGTGATCCCTTACCGTGGTTCATGGTTAGACTTTGAGTTCGATGCCAAAGATAACCTGTTCGTGCGTATCGATCGTCGCCGCAAATTGCCAGCCACTATTTTATTACGTGCGCTGAGCTTAAGTACTGAAGAAATTTTAAGTACTTTCTTCGAAAGCACCCGTTTTGAAATTAAAGACGGCAAACTGTTGATGGAAGTGGTCGCAAACCGCTTACGTGGTGAAACAGCTGCTTTTGATATCAAAGACAACGATGGCGAAGTGATCGTAGAAGCTGGTCGTCGTATTACTGCCCGTCATGTGCGTCAGTTAGAAAAAACTGGCATGACACTGATGGAAGTTCCACATGAATATGTAGTAGGCCGCGTTTTATCAAAAAATTACGCTGACCGTTCAACCGGAGAGATTATTGCCGAGGCGAACGCAGAGCTCACACTGGAGCTGTTAGCAAAACTAGCAAAAGCGGGCTACGAAACTTTCGAAACTCTTTACATTAACGATTTGGACCAAGGTTCTTATATTTCTGAAACCATCCGAATCGATCCAAGCAGCAACCGCATGGAAGCATTGGTAGAAATCTACCGTATGATGCGTCCAGGCGAGCCACCAACGCGTGAAGCTGCTGAAACTTTATTTGAAAACCTGTTCTTCTCTGAAGATCGTTATGACCTGTCTACTGTAGGTCGTATGAAGTTCAACCGTCGTGTTGACTTCGAAGAAGGTAAAGGCGTAGGCGTTTTATCCAAAGACGATATCCTGGCTGTAATGAAAGTCTTAATCGACATTCGTAACGGTAAAGGCGAAGTGGACGATATCGACCACTTAGGTAACAGACGTATCCGTTCTGTTGGTGAAATGGCTGAAAACCAATTCCGTGTTGGTTTAGTTCGTGTGGAACGTGCAGTAAAAGAGCGCTTGTCTTTAGGTGATCTGGACGCTGTGATGCCACAAGATCTGATCAACGCTAAGCCTATTTCTGCTGCGGTGAAAGAGTTCTTTGGTTCAAGCCAGCTGTCTCAGTTTATGGACCAGAACAACCCACTGTCAGAAGTAACGCACAAACGTCGTATTTCTGCGTTAGGCCCGGGCGGTTTGACCCGTGAGCGCGCAGGCTTCGAAGTACGTGACGTTCACCCAACACACTACGGTCGTGTTTGTCCAATCGAGACGCCAGAAGGTCCAAACATCGGTTTGATCAACTCGCTGTCTATGTTTGCTCAGACCAACGAATACGGTTTCCTCGAAACACCTTACCGTCGTATTGAAGATGGTATTGTGACTGACGAAGTCGATTTCTTATCTGCGATTGAAGAAGGTAACTTTGTTATCGCTCAGGCGAACGCCGAGTTAAGCGCAGAAAACCGTCTGGTTGAAGATTTAGTACCGTGCCGTTACAAAAACGAATTCACCTTAATGCCGGCCGACAAGGTTCAGTATATGGACGTTGCACCACAGCAGATCGTATCTGTTGCTGCTGCTCTGATCCCGTTCCTGGAACACGATGACGCCAACCGTGCATTAATGGGTTCAAACATGCAACGTCAGGCCGTTCCTACATTACGTGCTGATAAGCCGTTAGTAGGTACTGGTGTAGAACGTGTTGTTGCCAAAGACTCTGGTGTAACTGTAGTGGCGAAACGTGGTGGTACTGTTGACTATGTCGACGCCAGCCGTATCGTAATTAAAGTACACGAAGAAGAAATGGTTGCCGGTGAAGCCGGTATCGACATCTACAACCTGACTAAATACACCCGTTCTAACCAGAACACCTGTATCAACCAGCGTCCATGTGTAAACCATGGTGAGCCGATTGAACGTGGTGATGTACTGGCCGATGGTCCGTCTACGGACTTAGGTGAACTGGCTTTAGGTCAAAACTTACGCGTGGCATTCATGCCGTGGAACGGTTACAACTTCGAAGATTCGATCTTGTTATCCGAGCGTTTAGTACAGGAAGATCGCTTAACCACTATTCACATTCAGGAACTGAGCTGTATCGCTCGTGATACCAAGTTAGGGCCTGAAGAAATCACTGCTGATATTCCAAACGTAGGTGAGTCTGCTTTATCTAAGCTGGACGAAGCCGGTATTGTTTACATCGGTGCTGAAGTGAAAGGCGGCGACATTCTGGTGGGTAAGGTGACACCTAAAGGTGAAAGCCAGCTGACTCCGGAAGAAAAACTGTTACGCGCTATCTTCGGTGAAAAAGCTTCTGACGTTAAAGACAGCTCATTACGTGTGCCTAACTCTGTAACTGGTACAGTTATCGACGTTCAGGTCTTCACCCGTGATGGCGTTGAAAAAGACAAACGTGCTCGTGAAATCGAAGAAATGGAAGTCAAACAGGCTAAGAAAGACCTGAATGAAGAATTCCGTATCCTTGAAGAAGGTATCTTCTCACGTGCCCGCAACCTGGTTGAAAGCACAGGCGTTGACCGTACTAAGCTGAACGGCTTACGTGGTGATGCTCTGTTAGGCTACAGCCTGGCTGATGAAGATAAGCAAAACGATCTGGAACAATTAGCGGCTCAGTACGAAGAAATCCGTATTGAATACGATAAGAAATTCGAAGCCAAACGTCGCAAGATTGTTCAGGGTGACGATTTAGCTCCAGGCGTTCTGAAGATTGTTAAAGTGTACTTAGCTGTGAAACGTCGTATCCAGCCTGGTGACAAGATGGCCGGTCGTCACGGTAACAAGGGTGTGGTTTCTACCATTGTTCCAGTTGAAGACATGCCATATGACGAAAAAGGTCAGCCGGTTGATATCGTACTGAACCCGCTGGGTGTACCGTCTCGTATGAACATCGGTCAGATCCTTGAAACTCACTTAGGCTTAGCGGCCCGTGGTATCGGTGACAAGATTGACGGCATGATCAAAGACCAGAAAGAAGTTGCGGAAATCCGTGCCTTCCTGAAAAAGGTCTACGAGCTGGGTGAGTCACGTCAAAACGTTGATATCGCCAGCTTCACAGATGACGAAGTGCGTCGTTTAGCAGAAAACCTGCGTAAGGGTTTACCTGTAGCTACTCCAGTATTTGATGGCGCCAAAGAAAGCGAAATCAAAGAACTGTTGACTCTGGGTGACTTACCGACCAGCGGTCAGATCACATTGTACGATGGTCGTACCGGCAATACCTTCGAACGTAAGGTTACTGTTGGCTACATGTACATGCTGAAACTGAACCACTTGGTTGACGACAAGATGCACGCCCGTTCTACTGGTTCGTACAGTCTGGTTACTCAACAACCATTGGGCGGTAAAGCTCAGTTTGGTGGTCAGCGTTTCGGTGAGATGGAAGTGTGGGCTCTGGAAGCATACGGCGCAGCATACACGCTGCAAGAGATGTTAACAGTCAAGTCTGATGACGTGAATGGCCGTACCAAGATGTATAAAAACATCGTGGATGGCGACCACCGCATGGAACCAGGCATGCCAGAATCTTTCAACGTATTGATGAAAGAGATCCGTTCACTCGGTATCAACATCGAATTGGAAGAGGAATAA